In the Hordeum vulgare subsp. vulgare chromosome 7H, MorexV3_pseudomolecules_assembly, whole genome shotgun sequence genome, one interval contains:
- the LOC123411420 gene encoding flavonoid 3'-monooxygenase CYP75B4-like, whose protein sequence is MHLVAMDVPLPLLLSTLAVAVGICYALFSFRADKGRAPLPPGPRGWPVLGNLPQLGGKTHQTLHEMSKVYGPVLRLRFGSSVVVVAGSAAAAEQFLRIHDAKFSSRPPNSGGEHMAYNYQDVVFAPYGPRWRAMRKVCAVNLFSARALDDLRGFREREAALMVRSLVDAASGGGVVAVGKAANVCTTNALSRAAVGLRVFAAAGTELGAQEFKEIVLEVMEVGGVLNVGDFVPALRWLDPQGVVARLKKLHRRFDDMMNGIIAERRAGGSTAGDEKEGKDLLGLLLAMVQEDKSLTGGEEDKITDTDVKALILNLFVAGTETTSTIVEWAVAELIRHPDMLKRAQEELDAVVGRDKLVAESDLPRLAFLGAVIKETFRLHPSTPLSLPRMASEECEVAGYRIPKGTELLVNVWGIARDPALWPDPLEFRPARFLPGGTHADVDVKGGDFGLIPFGAGRRICAGLSWGLRVVTVTTATLVHSFDWELPAGQTPGKLNMEEAFSLLLQRAVPLMVHPVPRLLPSAYQIA, encoded by the exons ATGCATCTCGTCGCCATGGATGTCCCTCTCCCGTTGCTCCTCTCCACCTTGGCCGTTGCCGTGGGCATATGCTATGCGCTCTTCTCCTTCCGCGCCGACAAGGGGCGCGCGCCGCTGCCGCCGGGGCCGAGGGGCTGGCCGGTGCTGGGGAACCTCCCGCAGCTCGGCGGCAAGACGCACCAGACATTGCACGAGATGTCCAAGGTGTACGGTCCCGTGCTCCGGCTCCGGTTCGGCAGCTCCGTCGTGGTGGTGGCCGGGTCGGCCGCCGCGGCCGAGCAGTTCCTCCGCATACATGACGCCAAGTTCAGCAGCCGGCCGCCCAACTCCGGCGGCGAGCACATGGCGTACAACTACCAGGACGTGGTGTTCGCGCCCTACGGCCCCCGGTGGCGCGCGATGAGGAAGGTGTGCGCCGTGAACCTCTTCTCGGCCCGCGCGCTCGACGACCTCCGCGGGTTCCGCGAGCGGGAGGCCGCGCTCATGGTGAGGTCCCTTGTTGATGCTGCCTCCGGCGGCGGGGTGGTGGCCGTCGGCAAGGCGGCGAACGTGTGCACGACCAACGCCCTCTCGCGGGCGGCGGTGGGACTGCGGGTGTTCGCCGCGGCCGGCACCGAGCTTGGCGCCCAGGAGTTCAAAGAGATCGtgctggaggtgatggaggttggGGGCGTGCTTAACGTCGGGGACTTCGTGCCGGCGCTGCGGTGGCTCGACCCGCAGGGGGTCGTTGCCAGGCTGAAGAAACTGCACCGCCGGTTCGACGACATGATGAACGGGATCATCGCCGAGAGAAGGGCCGGAGGTAGCACGGCCGGCGACGAGAAGGAAGGTAAGGACCTGCTCGGCCTGCTTCTCGCAATGGTGCAGGAAGACAAGTCCctcaccggcggcgaggaggacaagATCACCGACACAGACGTCAAGGCGCTCATACTG AACTTGTTCGTGGCCGGCACGGAGACGACGTCGACGATAGTGGAGTGGGCAGTGGCGGAGCTGATCCGGCACCCGGACATGCTGAAGCGGGCGCAGGAGGAGCTGGACGCCGTCGTGGGCCGGGACAAGCTCGTCGCGGAGTCGGACCTGCCGCGCCTCGCCTTCCTCGGCGCGGTCATCAAGGAGACGTTCCGGCTGCACCCGTCGACGCCGCTGTCGCTGCCGCGGATGGCCTCCGAGGAGTGCGAGGTCGCCGGCTACCGCATCCCCAAGGGCACGGAGCTGCTGGTCAACGTGTGGGGCATCGCCCGCGACCCGGCCCTGTGGCCCGACCCGCTCGAGTTCCGGCCCGCCAGGTTCCTCCCGGGAGGGACGCACGCCGACGTCGACGTCAAGGGCGGCGACTTCGGGCTGATCCCGTTCGGGGCCGGCCGGAGGATCTGCGCGGGCCTCAGCTGGGGCCTGCGGGTGGTCACCGTGACGACGGCCACGCTGGTGCACTCGTTCGACTGGGAGCTGCCGGCGGGCCAGACGCCCGGCAAGCTCAACATGGAGGAGGCCTTCTCTCTGCTGCTGCAGCGGGCCGTGCCGCTCATGGTCCACCCCGTGCCCAGGCTGCTCCCGTCGGCATACCAAATTGCGTAG
- the LOC123411421 gene encoding protein DETOXIFICATION 16-like isoform X4, with product MFAGHLGELPLSSASVAASFANVTGFSVLLGMGSALDTLCGQSYGAKQYDMLGTHAQRAIFVLMLSSVPLAFVLAFAGQILTALGQNPEISYGAGTYARLLIPGLFAYGLLQCLTKFLQAQNIVHPLVVCSGVTLIFHILLCWFLVQNSGLGYRGAAFATSVSYWFNVILLALYVKFSEAGRRSWHGWSRAVLKDVNLFLSLAIPSTFMTCLEYWAFEMVVLLAGFLPNPKLETSILSISLNTMWMVYTIPSGLSSAISIRVSNELGSGNPQAARLSVLISGIMCLTEGLLVLIITVSVRDVWGYLYSNEEEIVKYVSIMMPILATSNFMDGIQCTLSGAARGCGSQKVCSFINLCAYYAFGIPSAVIFAFVLKIGGKGLWLGIICAMVVQIIALLVMMLHTNWDKEAERARARTRIPESDDTVTFA from the exons ATGTTCGCCGGCCACCTCGGCGAGCTTCCCCTCTCCTCCGCCTCCGTCGCGGCCTCCTTCGCCAACGTCACCGGCTTCAGCGTCCTG CTGGGAATGGGAAGCGCGCTCGATACACTGTGTGGGCAATCGTACGGTGCAAAACAGTATGATATGCTGGGGACGCATGCTCAGAGGGCTATCTTCGTTCTTATGCTTTCAAGCGTTCCGCTGGCCTTTGTATTGGCTTTCGCTGGCCAAATTCTTACTGCTCTTGGTCAAAATCCTGAGATATCATATGGAGCCGGAACCTATGCCAGGTTGTTGATTCCTGGGCTTTTCGCATACGGCTTGCTTCAGTGCCTTACCAAGTTCCTGCAGGCCCAAAATATTGTCCACCCACTGGTAGTTTGTTcgggggtgacattgatattccaCATTCTGCTGTGCTGGTTCCTTGTTCAGAATTCCGGTCTTGGCTACAGAGGAGCAGCTTTCGCAACCTCGGTATCTTATTGGTTTAATGTGATTCTGCTAGCGCTGTATGTTAAATTCTCTGAAGCTGGCAGAAGGAGTTGGCATGGATGGTCAAGGGCAGTGTTAAAGGATGTTAACTTGTTTTTAAGTCTGGCCATTCCATCTACATTTATGACCTG CTTGGAGTACTGGGCATTCGAGATGGTGGTTCTTCTTGCAGGTTTTCTTCCAAATCCAAAACTGGAAACTTCAATTTTATCCATCAG CCTAAACACAATGTGGATGGTTTATACAATTCCAAGTGGCCTCAGCAGTGCAATAAG TATTAGAGTGTCCAATGAATTAGGTTCCGGGAATCCACAAGCAGCACGTCTATCAGTTCTTATTTCAGGAATTATGTGCCTAACAGAAGGCCTTCTTGTACTTATCATCACAGTTTCTGTACGAGATGTGTGGGGTTATTTGTACAGCAATGAAGAAGAGATAGTAAAGTATGTATCCATAATGATGCCGATTCTCGCCACTTCTAACTTCATGGATGGCATACAATGCACACTATCAG GTGCGGCTAGAGGGTGTGGCTCGCAGAAAGTATGCTCCTTCATCAACCTGTGTGCTTACTATGCTTTTGGTATCCCTTCAGCTGTTATTTTTGCATTTGTTCTGAAGATCGGTGGTAAG GGGCTTTGGCTGGGAATCATATGTGCTATGGTAGTGCAAATAATAGctctgcttgtgatgatgcttcatACCAACTGGGATAAAGAG gCTGAAAGAGCCCGGGCTAGGACTAGAATTCCAGAATCAGATGACACCGTAACATTTGCTTGA
- the LOC123411421 gene encoding protein DETOXIFICATION 16-like isoform X1 has product MFAGHLGELPLSSASVAASFANVTGFSVLLGMGSALDTLCGQSYGAKQYDMLGTHAQRAIFVLMLSSVPLAFVLAFAGQILTALGQNPEISYGAGTYARLLIPGLFAYGLLQCLTKFLQAQNIVHPLVVCSGVTLIFHILLCWFLVQNSGLGYRGAAFATSVSYWFNVILLALYVKFSEAGRRSWHGWSRAVLKDVNLFLSLAIPSTFMTCSAWSTGHSRWWFFLQVFFQIQNWKLQFYPSDSTVLLYNKTIYLPGRLKSHGGRPVAGCYIPSLPFFVITANLNTMWMVYTIPSGLSSAISIRVSNELGSGNPQAARLSVLISGIMCLTEGLLVLIITVSVRDVWGYLYSNEEEIVKYVSIMMPILATSNFMDGIQCTLSGAARGCGSQKVCSFINLCAYYAFGIPSAVIFAFVLKIGGKGLWLGIICAMVVQIIALLVMMLHTNWDKEAERARARTRIPESDDTVTFA; this is encoded by the exons ATGTTCGCCGGCCACCTCGGCGAGCTTCCCCTCTCCTCCGCCTCCGTCGCGGCCTCCTTCGCCAACGTCACCGGCTTCAGCGTCCTG CTGGGAATGGGAAGCGCGCTCGATACACTGTGTGGGCAATCGTACGGTGCAAAACAGTATGATATGCTGGGGACGCATGCTCAGAGGGCTATCTTCGTTCTTATGCTTTCAAGCGTTCCGCTGGCCTTTGTATTGGCTTTCGCTGGCCAAATTCTTACTGCTCTTGGTCAAAATCCTGAGATATCATATGGAGCCGGAACCTATGCCAGGTTGTTGATTCCTGGGCTTTTCGCATACGGCTTGCTTCAGTGCCTTACCAAGTTCCTGCAGGCCCAAAATATTGTCCACCCACTGGTAGTTTGTTcgggggtgacattgatattccaCATTCTGCTGTGCTGGTTCCTTGTTCAGAATTCCGGTCTTGGCTACAGAGGAGCAGCTTTCGCAACCTCGGTATCTTATTGGTTTAATGTGATTCTGCTAGCGCTGTATGTTAAATTCTCTGAAGCTGGCAGAAGGAGTTGGCATGGATGGTCAAGGGCAGTGTTAAAGGATGTTAACTTGTTTTTAAGTCTGGCCATTCCATCTACATTTATGACCTG TTCAGCTTGGAGTACTGGGCATTCGAGATGGTGGTTCTTCTTGCAGGTTTTCTTCCAAATCCAAAACTGGAAACTTCAATTTTATCCATCAG ATTCAACAGTGCTGTTATATAACAAGACTATTTACCTGCCTGGTAGACTCAAATCACATGGCGGTAGGCCGGTAGCAGGGTGTTACATACCTTCCCTTCCATTTTTTGTGATAACCGCGAA CCTAAACACAATGTGGATGGTTTATACAATTCCAAGTGGCCTCAGCAGTGCAATAAG TATTAGAGTGTCCAATGAATTAGGTTCCGGGAATCCACAAGCAGCACGTCTATCAGTTCTTATTTCAGGAATTATGTGCCTAACAGAAGGCCTTCTTGTACTTATCATCACAGTTTCTGTACGAGATGTGTGGGGTTATTTGTACAGCAATGAAGAAGAGATAGTAAAGTATGTATCCATAATGATGCCGATTCTCGCCACTTCTAACTTCATGGATGGCATACAATGCACACTATCAG GTGCGGCTAGAGGGTGTGGCTCGCAGAAAGTATGCTCCTTCATCAACCTGTGTGCTTACTATGCTTTTGGTATCCCTTCAGCTGTTATTTTTGCATTTGTTCTGAAGATCGGTGGTAAG GGGCTTTGGCTGGGAATCATATGTGCTATGGTAGTGCAAATAATAGctctgcttgtgatgatgcttcatACCAACTGGGATAAAGAG gCTGAAAGAGCCCGGGCTAGGACTAGAATTCCAGAATCAGATGACACCGTAACATTTGCTTGA
- the LOC123411421 gene encoding protein DETOXIFICATION 16-like isoform X2: MFAGHLGELPLSSASVAASFANVTGFSVLLGMGSALDTLCGQSYGAKQYDMLGTHAQRAIFVLMLSSVPLAFVLAFAGQILTALGQNPEISYGAGTYARLLIPGLFAYGLLQCLTKFLQAQNIVHPLVVCSGVTLIFHILLCWFLVQNSGLGYRGAAFATSVSYWFNVILLALYVKFSEAGRRSWHGWSRAVLKDVNLFLSLAIPSTFMTCSAWSTGHSRWWFFLQVFFQIQNWKLQFYPSDSTVLLYNKTIYLPGRLKSHGGRPVAGCYIPSLPFFVITANLNTMWMVYTIPSGLSSAISIRVSNELGSGNPQAARLSVLISGIMCLTEGLLVLIITVSVRDVWGYLYSNEEEIVKYVSIMMPILATSNFMDGIQCTLSGAARGCGSQKVCSFINLCAYYAFGIPSAVIFAFVLKIGGKGLWLGIICAMVVQIIALLVMMLHTNWDKESDVRKARKGEAGAREKGAGDEEEVRGGRRWRSGGEKECNGGGGLQASTCGL; encoded by the exons ATGTTCGCCGGCCACCTCGGCGAGCTTCCCCTCTCCTCCGCCTCCGTCGCGGCCTCCTTCGCCAACGTCACCGGCTTCAGCGTCCTG CTGGGAATGGGAAGCGCGCTCGATACACTGTGTGGGCAATCGTACGGTGCAAAACAGTATGATATGCTGGGGACGCATGCTCAGAGGGCTATCTTCGTTCTTATGCTTTCAAGCGTTCCGCTGGCCTTTGTATTGGCTTTCGCTGGCCAAATTCTTACTGCTCTTGGTCAAAATCCTGAGATATCATATGGAGCCGGAACCTATGCCAGGTTGTTGATTCCTGGGCTTTTCGCATACGGCTTGCTTCAGTGCCTTACCAAGTTCCTGCAGGCCCAAAATATTGTCCACCCACTGGTAGTTTGTTcgggggtgacattgatattccaCATTCTGCTGTGCTGGTTCCTTGTTCAGAATTCCGGTCTTGGCTACAGAGGAGCAGCTTTCGCAACCTCGGTATCTTATTGGTTTAATGTGATTCTGCTAGCGCTGTATGTTAAATTCTCTGAAGCTGGCAGAAGGAGTTGGCATGGATGGTCAAGGGCAGTGTTAAAGGATGTTAACTTGTTTTTAAGTCTGGCCATTCCATCTACATTTATGACCTG TTCAGCTTGGAGTACTGGGCATTCGAGATGGTGGTTCTTCTTGCAGGTTTTCTTCCAAATCCAAAACTGGAAACTTCAATTTTATCCATCAG ATTCAACAGTGCTGTTATATAACAAGACTATTTACCTGCCTGGTAGACTCAAATCACATGGCGGTAGGCCGGTAGCAGGGTGTTACATACCTTCCCTTCCATTTTTTGTGATAACCGCGAA CCTAAACACAATGTGGATGGTTTATACAATTCCAAGTGGCCTCAGCAGTGCAATAAG TATTAGAGTGTCCAATGAATTAGGTTCCGGGAATCCACAAGCAGCACGTCTATCAGTTCTTATTTCAGGAATTATGTGCCTAACAGAAGGCCTTCTTGTACTTATCATCACAGTTTCTGTACGAGATGTGTGGGGTTATTTGTACAGCAATGAAGAAGAGATAGTAAAGTATGTATCCATAATGATGCCGATTCTCGCCACTTCTAACTTCATGGATGGCATACAATGCACACTATCAG GTGCGGCTAGAGGGTGTGGCTCGCAGAAAGTATGCTCCTTCATCAACCTGTGTGCTTACTATGCTTTTGGTATCCCTTCAGCTGTTATTTTTGCATTTGTTCTGAAGATCGGTGGTAAG GGGCTTTGGCTGGGAATCATATGTGCTATGGTAGTGCAAATAATAGctctgcttgtgatgatgcttcatACCAACTGGGATAAAGAG TCTGACGTGAGGAAGGCGAGGAAGGGAGAGGCGGGGGCAAGGGAGAagggcgccggcgacgaggaagAAGTGCgcggggggcggcggtggcgcagCGGAGGCGAGAAAGAATGCAACGGAGGTGGCGGTTTGCAGGCGTCCACGTGCGGTTTATAA
- the LOC123411421 gene encoding protein DETOXIFICATION 16-like isoform X3 yields the protein MFAGHLGELPLSSASVAASFANVTGFSVLLGMGSALDTLCGQSYGAKQYDMLGTHAQRAIFVLMLSSVPLAFVLAFAGQILTALGQNPEISYGAGTYARLLIPGLFAYGLLQCLTKFLQAQNIVHPLVVCSGVTLIFHILLCWFLVQNSGLGYRGAAFATSVSYWFNVILLALYVKFSEAGRRSWHGWSRAVLKDVNLFLSLAIPSTFMTCLEYWAFEMVVLLAGFLPNPKLETSILSISLNTMWMVYTIPSGLSSAISIRVSNELGSGNPQAARLSVLISGIMCLTEGLLVLIITVSVRDVWGYLYSNEEEIVKYVSIMMPILATSNFMDGIQCTLSGAARGCGSQKVCSFINLCAYYAFGIPSAVIFAFVLKIGGKGLWLGIICAMVVQIIALLVMMLHTNWDKESDVRKARKGEAGAREKGAGDEEEVRGGRRWRSGGEKECNGGGGLQASTCGL from the exons ATGTTCGCCGGCCACCTCGGCGAGCTTCCCCTCTCCTCCGCCTCCGTCGCGGCCTCCTTCGCCAACGTCACCGGCTTCAGCGTCCTG CTGGGAATGGGAAGCGCGCTCGATACACTGTGTGGGCAATCGTACGGTGCAAAACAGTATGATATGCTGGGGACGCATGCTCAGAGGGCTATCTTCGTTCTTATGCTTTCAAGCGTTCCGCTGGCCTTTGTATTGGCTTTCGCTGGCCAAATTCTTACTGCTCTTGGTCAAAATCCTGAGATATCATATGGAGCCGGAACCTATGCCAGGTTGTTGATTCCTGGGCTTTTCGCATACGGCTTGCTTCAGTGCCTTACCAAGTTCCTGCAGGCCCAAAATATTGTCCACCCACTGGTAGTTTGTTcgggggtgacattgatattccaCATTCTGCTGTGCTGGTTCCTTGTTCAGAATTCCGGTCTTGGCTACAGAGGAGCAGCTTTCGCAACCTCGGTATCTTATTGGTTTAATGTGATTCTGCTAGCGCTGTATGTTAAATTCTCTGAAGCTGGCAGAAGGAGTTGGCATGGATGGTCAAGGGCAGTGTTAAAGGATGTTAACTTGTTTTTAAGTCTGGCCATTCCATCTACATTTATGACCTG CTTGGAGTACTGGGCATTCGAGATGGTGGTTCTTCTTGCAGGTTTTCTTCCAAATCCAAAACTGGAAACTTCAATTTTATCCATCAG CCTAAACACAATGTGGATGGTTTATACAATTCCAAGTGGCCTCAGCAGTGCAATAAG TATTAGAGTGTCCAATGAATTAGGTTCCGGGAATCCACAAGCAGCACGTCTATCAGTTCTTATTTCAGGAATTATGTGCCTAACAGAAGGCCTTCTTGTACTTATCATCACAGTTTCTGTACGAGATGTGTGGGGTTATTTGTACAGCAATGAAGAAGAGATAGTAAAGTATGTATCCATAATGATGCCGATTCTCGCCACTTCTAACTTCATGGATGGCATACAATGCACACTATCAG GTGCGGCTAGAGGGTGTGGCTCGCAGAAAGTATGCTCCTTCATCAACCTGTGTGCTTACTATGCTTTTGGTATCCCTTCAGCTGTTATTTTTGCATTTGTTCTGAAGATCGGTGGTAAG GGGCTTTGGCTGGGAATCATATGTGCTATGGTAGTGCAAATAATAGctctgcttgtgatgatgcttcatACCAACTGGGATAAAGAG TCTGACGTGAGGAAGGCGAGGAAGGGAGAGGCGGGGGCAAGGGAGAagggcgccggcgacgaggaagAAGTGCgcggggggcggcggtggcgcagCGGAGGCGAGAAAGAATGCAACGGAGGTGGCGGTTTGCAGGCGTCCACGTGCGGTTTATAA
- the LOC123411422 gene encoding putative UPF0496 protein 2: protein MELLAGAQDGLNIEQEYVNTMRTQSNMRFLSNKEGMEALLQPQQELILPMLHNMRRKKSADIELAMAGYFDASAEASEICKQLLMNIKNTQSNYQSMDSFLASIGCSTTATSSTSLALETFPVRSNPFSTTTRSNFRQIHDRYSSVLQTIKSSHKKVAKKLKIVKIIKKLSRSCLVIAGGAVAIGIAAHLLVFSLLVGSALMGLCPIALKRRVTRLKRSKTESLQQLQEQLDTAAKGTYVLGRDFDTVSHLAVRLSDGIERENAMATYCMEMVDEKYPVQEMVMELRRSCSSSRRLAMELEEHVGLCLATIHRARVLVIKEISKQA from the coding sequence ATGGAGCTGCTGGCGGGCGCGCAAGACGGCCTGAACATAGAGCAAGAGTATGTCAACACCATGCGCACGCAGTCTAACATGCGCTTCCTATCAAACAAGGAAGGGATGGAAGCCCTTCTTCAACCTCAGCAAGAGCTCATCCTCCCGATGCTTCACAATATGAGGCGGAAAAAATCTGCCGACATTGAGCTCGCAATGGCTGGTTACTTTGATGCCAGTGCTGAGGCCTCCGAGATCTGCAAGCAGCTGCTGATGAACATCAAGAACACCCAAAGCAACTACCAATCAATGGACAGCTTCCTTGCAAGCATAGGCTGTAGTACTACTGCCACTAGTAGCACCTCCCTTGCACTGGAAACATTCCCTGTTAGAAGCAACCCTTTCAGCACCACCACAAGAAGCAATTTCAGACAGATTCATGACAGGTACTCCTCCGTGCTCCAGACCATCAAATCAAgtcacaagaaagtggcaaagaagCTCAagatagtgaaaatcatcaagaagCTCTCAAGGAGTTGCCTTGTCATTGCTGGTGGTGCGGTTGCCATCGGGATTGCAGCACACCTGCTGGTCTTTAGCCTTCTGGTTGGGTCTGCGCTCATGGGGCTCTGCCCTATTGCGCTCAAGAGGAGGGTCACAAGGCTGAAACGTTCCAAGACAGAGTCTTTGCAGCAGTTGCAGGAGCAACTCGATACTGCCGCAAAGGGCACATATGTTCTTGGCAGGGACTTCGACACGGTGAGTCACCTTGCTGTGCGCCTCTCTGACGGTATTGAGCGGGAGAATGCAATGGCAACATattgcatggagatggtggatgaGAAGTATCCAGTGCAGGAGATGGTGATGGAGCTGAGGAGGAGTTGTTCTAGCTCTAGGAGATTGGCCATGGAGCTAGAAGAGCATGTGGGCCTGTGCCTTGCTACAATCCATAGAGCTAGAGTTTTGGTGATCAAAGAGATCTCCAAGCAAGCATGA